In the Aquimarina spinulae genome, AAAAATTACGAATCCTGGTTTCCATATCTAAATCTCCAAACTCCATCCTATTTAGATCTACCAAATAAAAATCATATCCAGAACTTGTTTTTACAATCAAGGTATTCCCAGGAGAATGATCTAAAAACAGGATTCCTTTTTCATGAAGATCATACGTAAATCTTGTAAAAGCTCTTAAAATAGCTTCATGATCTGGGTAATCTGGCTCATGTACTAATTCGCGATACGTAAGATCATAATTGAGCAATTCACTAACATAATAGCTTTTTCTAAATAAAAAAAAGGTAGTATATAAATCATAGGCTAATGGGAATGGAGTTTTTATTCCCAGTTCTAATAATCTATTTGCATAATTATAAGACCTTTCTGCCTTTGATTTTCTAAAGAATCGATATACAACCTGATTTATAAAATTAGGAATCTTGAATGATTTGATAGTATACTTTTTACCTTCAATCTCTACAATTTTTATAACATTGCGTTCTGCATCTCCCAATATTTCATGATAATCATCAAAATGCGCTATTGTTTTCTGCACTTCGGTTTCAACTGATTTATAATCTGGGTGTATGATAAATTTACGTTGCATTCTTTATGTATAATAATCTAAACAAAAGTAACTTTTTGATACGGTTCCTCGGTAATTAGTATTTGGGGATAAGACAAACTTAGACACTTAGTATAAATTACAGTAAGGATTTGTATATTTCATTGTATTCTAATGCTGCTGTTTGCCAACTAAATTTTTCTAATTGGGTTTTAATTTTTTCCTCCATTATAAGTCTATTAGACTCAAAATAGGCAATTTTTGTTAAAAACACATCAGCCATATATTCAGCCCCTAATTCTTCCCAATAAAAACATGCTTCTCCTCCTATTTCGGGTAAAGAAGTTTTATTATAAAGAAAAATAGGTTTATTAAAGTTTAATGCTTCAACTACTGGTAATCCAAATCCTTCTCTTGAAGAAGGAAATACAAAAGCAAAACAATTAGTAAACAGCTTCACTTTTGTTTCTTCGGATACAATACCTTTCAAAAAAACTCTATCTTCTAAGTTATTTTCTTTAATTACATTTTTTAAATGTAAAACATAATCGCTACTACCTTTTCCTGCAAGAATAAGTTTAAATTTTTCTGGAATGTGATTCATCATCAAAATAAGCTTCTCCAGGTTTTTATACGGTCTCATTTCCGTAATACAAAAAAGATAATCATCTGTATTCTTTTCAGGGTCAATTAACGAGGTTTCTTTTAAAGAATTGCCATTATAGATTACTTTTTGTGTTTTTGACGCAGTAACATCAAAATGCTTATTCACCTCATCTTTGGTAAAGTGCGATACAAAAACAAGCACTTGTGCTCTATCTATTTTTTTTTGAATAAAATCCTTCGTTTTCTGATCTACTGCATCCTCATACATAAAATTAATATCATGAATCGTTAAAACATATGGGATTTTCTTATTTGAAGGTTCTATTTTACTTAGCTGGTTGGTAGAATGAAATATATAATTACGACCAAAGATACCCAACTGGCGATGTATTGAATAATAGTATTTAACAAAAATATTCTTTTGATCAAATATTGATTTATAACCTCCTTTTTTGGGGGTATAAAAAATATAATTTATATCAGTATCAATAGATGAAAAAGCTTTAGATAAATGATATGAAAATTGCCCAAAGCCTTTATTTAAGTTTTTTAAGTAATGAAAATCTACAAATACTCTTTTATTCTTCACCTTATTATAAATTTAGAATTCTCTTTATCCAATTATCTATCAGGTACTTTTGATAGATTTCATTTGGTATTTCTTCATATTCATTCTCAAAAAAAGATTTAGGAATTTGAATATTATTTTTATCTATTATCAAGATATTATTTGGGTTATAAAAATCGTAGCTAGCAATAGCTGCATTGGTCGTTATTAGTTTTTTGCTATTCCCTAAGCTTTCAAAAACTCTAAACGATAATCCATCTTGTCCTTCTCTATGAATATCTAACAATACATTAGAATGAGCTACTAACTCATTAACCTCTTTCATATTTATTCGTTCTGTAACGTACTCTACACTACTTTTGGATTCAATTTTCTTTTTCCCAAAACTGATAATTTTATAGGATACACCTAACCCATCTAATTTTAAAGCTATATCATCTATAAATTTAGATCGTTTGCTAAATGTACTTATATTAAAAACCTCTTGTTCTATCGGTAGGTTATTTTTGTTTTCTTTAAAAATATAATTTGTCGCAAATTTAAAATTATGCTTTTTTGAATCGTTGGGTTCAAAAGTATATACCTCATCAAAAAAAGGAGCTACTAATAATATTTTTGGTATTCTTTCTATATTATCATTAAAAAATGCTGTCAAATTCCCAGTAAATGAGCTTATATTCTTAATAATCTGAGGAAGTAAAAAATTAGCGTTAAGCATTAGGATTTTATCTTGTTTCCCAATTTCGTTCAATCGCTTAAGGATTTCTTTATTTAGGTGATTCTTTTTTATATCGTATTTAAAAAAAGTTTTCCCAATAAAATTAAAAATTCGGTGAAAAACCGTAGGATACTGATACCTAAAAGTGTGAAAGTTTATATGATTAACTTCATATCCCTGCTTTTTTAGACTCTTGGCAATTTCATCGTTAATCCCCAAAACATCTAGACTAATCAGTGTTATTTTCATGTTTTAAATAATAATAGAGACAAACTTACTAAAACTAAAGAATCATATTGCTAAAAAAGTAATTTTTAAAATCAATACATTTGTCAGCATTATATTAAAATTATTATAATGAATTATCTATTTATCATTTTACTTATTGTGCTATTGGGGATTGCATTTCCCAAAATCCTCAAGCTTATTAAACATAAGTCATTATATCCTTTTATGCCCTACAAATATAATTTTAGAAGAAGACGCATAACTTTTTCTAAAACATTGCAGCTTTTAAATGAACGAAATGCAAAAATATTGGTAGAGACAGGAACTTCTAGAAACGGTCTTAAAGCGACTAAAACTGATGGTGGAGCAACAATCGTTTTTGGTAAATGGGCAAAAGAAAATAGTGCAAAAATGCATTCTGTGGATATTAGTAAAGATTCTGTGCAAGGAGCTCAGGAAGCAGTACAAGAAGAAAACTTACAAGATAGTACAACAGTATATCTAGGAGATTCTCTAGACTTCTTAAAGAATTTCAACGAATCTATCGACTTTCTATACTTAGATAGCTATGATTATTCAAAAACCGATATAGAGATTCAAAAAAACAGTCAAGAGCATCACTTACAAGAATTCATCCTGGCTGAAGATAAGCTGCATGATAAATCTATCGTTTTAATAGATGATTGCAGACTTCCCGGAGGCGGTAAAGGAAAAACAGTTGTAGAGTATATGCTAAAAAAAGATTGGGAGATTTTAATTAATGCATATCAAATTTTATTAGTAAAAAAATAATCTTTTTTATAAGGTTTTAAAAAATTATTACACTTCAATTACCTATACTAATTAATGTGATTTTACTATAGATCGATATATTTGCATGATATTTAGTAATTGCACCTTAAAAATAAAGTGATAATTTCTATTCAAAATGTAATTGCAAAAATTATCATTAACTAAAAAATATTATAATAATGGATTATGACAATAAACCCGAGGGGTACTACAATAATATCAGAAATGAAATGTTTTCTTTTTTCCCAAAAGAAGCAAAAACAGTATTAGATGTTGGTTGTGGAGAAGGTACTTTTGCTGCTTTTATTAAAGAAAAACACAATACTGAAACCTGGGGTATTGAATTGATGCCGGAGCATGGAAAAAAGGCCGAAAAAGTGCTCGACAAAGTTTTTATTGGCGAATGTGAAAAATTTATTGATGAGCTACCAGATAATCATTTTGATGTGATCTACTTCAATGATGTATTAGAACATCTTGTAGATCCATATTGGGTGTTAGAAAAAATAAAAAACAAACTATCACAAAACGGTGTCATTATAAGCTCGATACCTAATATGAGATACCATAGTGCTTTAAAAAACCTGGTACTTAAAAAGAATTGGGAATATGAAGAACACGGTATAATGGATAAAACACACTTGCGATTCTTTACTGGTAAGAGTATTGCAAATATGTATACGAGATTAGGGTATAAAATAGTACTTCATAAAGGTATTAATAAAACAAAATCTATTAAGCCATTTCTATATAATATTCCTTTTCTATTTACAGCAATGGATATGAGATATCTGCAGTATGCTACAGTTGTTAAAAAGTAAGATCTAAGAAAGAGATGAATAATCTGCTTTCTTTGGATAATAAGAATATTAAATTAACTTATCACTTACTCCAAAATACAGAAGGCATTTTATATACAAATTAACAAAGGGTTCCAACATTGGAACCCTTTGTTTTTTAAATTCTATCTAATTTTAGCGTTTATCAAACTACCAATTAATTCGATCTCTCCATCGGTTACGTTCTACATCACCATACATCTTCTCTGTTATGGTTCCGCTTACATTAATATCCCAATGAGCACCAGCTATTGGCCCCGGAGCAGTGACAGAATTAAGAAGTAATGTTTGATGGGTAGCACAAGAGGATGAAAATACAACAGAACGATTATTAACATCACTTGGATGAGATGAAACCGGACCATTATGGTTTCTTAAAAAAGAGTTATTACTTAAATTAATTGAAATTTCTCTTCTTTCTCCAGAAAGTCTCCATCTTCTACGTTTAGGATTATATTCTAACTTTACTCGTAAGAATATTCTATAAGTATCTACCCGGAAAGGTCCTCCTGTATTTAAATGTTCTGCATAAACTTCGTGCACATATTTAAAAGCTCGAGGAGAAGTTCCTTGAACGTTACCCGAACCGCAATTCTCTACATATCTTTGTTTTCTAAATTCATATTGATTATCTACAACAACTGT is a window encoding:
- a CDS encoding class I SAM-dependent methyltransferase, with the protein product MNYLFIILLIVLLGIAFPKILKLIKHKSLYPFMPYKYNFRRRRITFSKTLQLLNERNAKILVETGTSRNGLKATKTDGGATIVFGKWAKENSAKMHSVDISKDSVQGAQEAVQEENLQDSTTVYLGDSLDFLKNFNESIDFLYLDSYDYSKTDIEIQKNSQEHHLQEFILAEDKLHDKSIVLIDDCRLPGGGKGKTVVEYMLKKDWEILINAYQILLVKK
- a CDS encoding lipopolysaccharide kinase InaA family protein, producing the protein MQRKFIIHPDYKSVETEVQKTIAHFDDYHEILGDAERNVIKIVEIEGKKYTIKSFKIPNFINQVVYRFFRKSKAERSYNYANRLLELGIKTPFPLAYDLYTTFFLFRKSYYVSELLNYDLTYRELVHEPDYPDHEAILRAFTRFTYDLHEKGILFLDHSPGNTLIVKTSSGYDFYLVDLNRMEFGDLDMETRIRNFSRLTPKKEMVAIMSNEYAKLTGEDESILYQKMWGLTAAFQKKYHDKIALKRKIFFWKKKYRED
- a CDS encoding glycosyltransferase family 4 protein produces the protein MKNKRVFVDFHYLKNLNKGFGQFSYHLSKAFSSIDTDINYIFYTPKKGGYKSIFDQKNIFVKYYYSIHRQLGIFGRNYIFHSTNQLSKIEPSNKKIPYVLTIHDINFMYEDAVDQKTKDFIQKKIDRAQVLVFVSHFTKDEVNKHFDVTASKTQKVIYNGNSLKETSLIDPEKNTDDYLFCITEMRPYKNLEKLILMMNHIPEKFKLILAGKGSSDYVLHLKNVIKENNLEDRVFLKGIVSEETKVKLFTNCFAFVFPSSREGFGLPVVEALNFNKPIFLYNKTSLPEIGGEACFYWEELGAEYMADVFLTKIAYFESNRLIMEEKIKTQLEKFSWQTAALEYNEIYKSLL
- a CDS encoding class I SAM-dependent methyltransferase; amino-acid sequence: MDYDNKPEGYYNNIRNEMFSFFPKEAKTVLDVGCGEGTFAAFIKEKHNTETWGIELMPEHGKKAEKVLDKVFIGECEKFIDELPDNHFDVIYFNDVLEHLVDPYWVLEKIKNKLSQNGVIISSIPNMRYHSALKNLVLKKNWEYEEHGIMDKTHLRFFTGKSIANMYTRLGYKIVLHKGINKTKSIKPFLYNIPFLFTAMDMRYLQYATVVKK